Genomic DNA from Deltaproteobacteria bacterium:
CAGGGCGATTCCTTCACCGTCCGTGATCAGGGCGTCTCCCTGCAGAGGTTCCGGAAGTGGCGCCCTTGTCGCTTTTCCTTTCAGGACCAGGATTTCCTTACCGTGTACCTGGTCCATGAAGGCGAGGGCCCTTGCATGCAGGATATCCTTGATCCTCCTGAGATTCTCCCGGACCCGCCCGGGATCGTCTCCGTTTCCGAAGGCGGTATTCAGGGTATGAAAAGGGGGACGGCTCACACCGCCGTGTCGTGTGAAAACCGCATGGTTCAATCCCTCACAAGGGGAAAGGACCGAGAATTGAAACAAGGGAATCCTGGAAGGGGGTTCCGTTGCTTCTGAACCGGGAGGGGGCTGGAGGAGGGGCGGGAGGGGCACTTGTTTCAAGTTCACGGCTTAGCGATGCTGGAGGTGAAATTTAAAGAGTCGGCTGGATCCATAAAAATAAAAAAGACCTTGGCCGTGCATCCCCATTCGAGCGACCTGTTTCCTGCTTTCATCGCCCGGAGAGTAAGGTAGATATCATCACGACACAGCCGGCTTTGCTTACCGCTGCTTCCTTCCGGACCTGACGGGGTTCACAAACGTCTGTCACGTGAGGTCCACCTTCTCTCCCAGGTAATGGAAAAGCAAGACCGGGGGCCGTTCTCCTGGAGGACTTTCGACCCCGCATAAGCGGATTTCGGGTAACAGGGCACCGCTAGCTCCCCGTCTAGCACGACCAAGGCCCCATCAGGCGATGCTAAATGTCGACCCTGTCTTTAAGTTCCTTGCCCACCTTGAAGAAGGGGAGTTTTTTGGCGGCCACGTTGATCACTTCGCCCGTTTTGGGGTTCCGTCCCTGGTAGCCTTCGTAATTTTTTATCTTGAAACTCCCGAAACCCCTGATCTCCACCCTTTCGCCCCGGGCCAACGCCTTTTCCATG
This window encodes:
- a CDS encoding integration host factor subunit beta, translated to MNKSQLIEALAKEENLALKKAEEVVNTVFGDMEKALARGERVEIRGFGSFKIKNYEGYQGRNPKTGEVINVAAKKLPFFKVGKELKDRVDI